From the Diadema setosum chromosome 6, eeDiaSeto1, whole genome shotgun sequence genome, the window GAATATGTGCGCACTGTATCTTTGGGAAGACAGGGTGCTTCcacctgttaaaaaaaaaaaaaaaaaatgacacatttcTGCAGAGGCTGAGCATACCTGTACTTGCAGAGTTAGTGAGCTGCGGGGGTAGGACCATGGTGTAATCAATGTCCTGGCATTCGTCTTCAAGGTACTTGGCCATCACCGCCATGTCGTTGAGCGGCTTCGACAGTATCGGTCGTATCACCCAGCGGGCCATGCGGCCAGGATCATCATTGGGGTCAACTGCAAGCATGGACACAGACAATGGAACAATGGGATTCACACACTGTATGCTGCATGTCTCCGATACCCTCTCCGGTAGACACAACGGGCTGGgcagagacatttttttttttctgcattgcaGTCATGCCTGTCATGCACAGCGAATAGTGCAACAATCATTCACAGAGACAGTATCGTGCATTTGTGAAAAGCTCACTTGCTATATATCGATAGGATTGAGGGCGCAATAACGAGATCAATTATGGCTTGTTCAATGTATGAAACATGTGTACAATATGTGTGAAAATAAGtactttcatatacatgtaggcctagatgTATACAGTGATGATACATAACTGTTTGTGAGTGATACACATAACCTGTTTAGAATCTGTCTGTACTGTCCACCTCTTTTGAAAACCTATCTATGGCGGTATACCGCCATTCTTGTCATCTCTACTGGGTGGCTGTTATAGACCGATCTGAATGCATACTCACCTTTGACATGCCAGGTTGCGATGGTGATGATGCGACTGACCTTGGCTGCCCGCATGGCCGGTACGATGGCCTTCATCGAGCCCGAGTAGATGGTGGTGGCCCGAGTGAGATTGTTCGACCCCAGGCACGACAGGACGGCGTCGCAGCCATCGAGGTGTGTCTGCAGAAACTCTGTGGAGAAGATGTCGCCTTCCACAACCTGAATGATAGAGACAACATTGGTTACACACCACTTAGCATTGGCTTACGTCTACTCACTTACTGTTCCTATCATACTACTATTTTTGAAGTGGGGACAGGAAAGGgtagaggaggaggggaggaagaggaggaagaggcaaaggaggagggggagggagaggaggaggagaagaaggtaGTAGAAATATAGATGTGGTATTATGTGATCAATAAAATAATGTCTTAAGTGACCATCAAATATGGCTCTCAATTTGTACTGACTGTAAAATAGTGTTCAGGTCTCTAAACTCAAATTTTATGAGATCCCTACAAGCAGTTCCTAACCAAATAGACATGATGCAGAAAGTTCAAAGAAGAGCTTTGCACTTTGTGTGTGGGACCTACAGTTGGCAGCAAAATTATACAACCCCATACGCATTTTCGACATTTTGGCGAAAAGAATAACATTGCAACTGCAGACTCGTACTAAATCATTCACGTTGTCAACAGATAGTTTATTACAATATATTGAATATCTAAATAAAAGTCAAAATTTACTTCATAGTGCATTCAAAATTGCAGTTTTTTAcatgtgtaaatatgtataaATACACATGGATGAATAcacaaataatgacatattaAAAGCCACATGCACATGTTCTGAGGTAAATGCCAGATTTTATTTATCGTCCAACCAAAATTGGAACGTTtacatgcacaaaaaaaaaacaaaacaattaagtTATAACGTTACAGCACGTTGACCTACGAACATTGCTGACCTGGAGACCATTGCCCATGAGGAATGAGCCAAAATCCCCACGGAGCGCTGCTAGAAGCTTGTGAGAGACTATAGCAGGTCATTGCAGCAAACGGGTGCTGCACTAAGTACTAAAGGCACACCCTACTTGGTTGAGTAACATTACAACCCTTTAATTGATTTTTGtgacttatttcatttttttttgcgcataATTATAGTCTTCTCCCAGCTTGCTGGCGGTGACGATCATGAcatcaaagcagtgaagcatgctaaaaatgtctttgtggcgctttttgtgatgtacaggCGCATGATTTAATCAACAATACAATGAATGTCATTGTGTATTAAGTCCATGGTATTACTATACAAACAATAAGCACTACCATGTTTAGTCTCGTATAATCGTCTACGTATAATGTTCATCACTCTCATGATTGTGATAATACATGGTTGGAGGGAGGGTGACAATATGCACGCCCAGTGTCATTCACATGCATAATGTATGAACGCACGGGGGCTgttcgttattgcgaaggttcactattccgaaggttcgttattccgaagcttcgttattccgaaggttcgttaatctgcaacacacaaattccctatacctagaggttcgttaatccgaacatttgtggcggtATACccaaggctcgttattccgaagatttgttaatccgaaaatgaaattcggaataatgaaccttcgaaataacgaatcttcggactgaaaagccttcggaataacgaaccttcggaataacgagctgtaaccgaacGCACGATGCTGTGCCTCTCAACTTTTAGGTGGAAATGCTCAGAGGCAATGGTCATTGGTCAAGCAGGTCAAATAATATTTCCCGACATCTCTAGTATGCGTATATAAAGGAATCCCGTCACAAACGAGATCATCGGTTCCGAGTGACTTTTCTCGTTATATTCGGATTCTTGTTGTATCTGAGCACGTGTGTATGTTTTAGATTTGACAAAGCATAATATACTAGCATCATGCTCTAGATGAGACCTGCCTTTTGTTATCAACATACTTACTAATCTGCACGCGtgagaagagagagatggaaaaaaaaacatgcatgatgGGAAGGTGACTTTCACCTCATTTGGGAAGGTCATCGCGCTATCAACAATGCGGTAAGCTTAACTCGCGTGGATAAAAGCTGTGACTAAAATCCGAATTTACATTTCATTCTACTACAAATTACTTATATAAATCACGTGTATTATGGTGAAATTTTGCATCACAGTCTTTATTCTCATCCTTTGTTTCCTTGAGGGAAACTTTGCCCAACATCCTGTTTACTATTTCTCTCGCTATATACTGTACAGTGTGATGCCCAAAaattgagatatccaaaaacaaggggaaacaaagagatactaataaagttggggcatgtcgccttttattattaacactttttgaatatctcagccatttgaaaaccaattttcatcaaataaatgttgaatccttcttaaaattacatgatctttcatatttcacaagagacttttcattatctcacttaggaatgttcaaaacatgaatccctacctcaaccagtactgtacagtccctttaaggccCGAAAATCATCTCGCAATAACCGGAACTTTGGATCCCCATGGGCTAACACGCAAAGTTAGTTGGGACCGGATGATTTATCTCGTTATAAGCTATTCTCGTTGTATCCGATCTTGTTATAAATAAATGGTATTGCCCTGTACCAACATGTACAATTTCTGAactcattttcatgaaacttagcgTATAGAATGCATCATCAGGTAAAGGTTGATTCTGTAGATAAGGTTTTAGGTCATTCAATttgccaaaggtcaaaggtgaaatctttttcttttttttcaaaacataatATTTCGGAAAATGCCAAGATAACtttaatgaaataatacatacatgacTGTAATGCCTGACGATGATTTTCTCGGGAGGTTTGTGTCATTACGTCGGAGTGTCAAGGGACAGTTATAATGCTCAAGAActtactgaacggagaaattaAAAAGGAAATCTACCCCAAATAataattaaaggtccagtttacctttgggagcagtgatttcaaaaattttcaagatatcatatttgatgcatatgtgtaggtctgttgtatcataaaacatcctaccatatgaaatatttgcaataaaacctaaaatataaggagatatcagggtttttctcaataaaccgtaactgtatacggtttagtctggaattttttttttttattataactattgttcacattttgtgtatttaaccacacttaacatcgattatacggattcaaattttgacagtggttgtttctatccctaactcacattttagaacattttatagcactaatgctttcatctgcaaatggtaaattatgcctttaagcttgaaaagggaaaaaatatgaaagtattgtcatgaaatttgGTGTAAACAGAGAGGCTTATTTGCTAGTCATGATATAACAAAGGTGTCATTTAGTATCACTGTAATCTCAATAATTAATCTTTGCTCCACTTTGGAAGCAAATATTGACCGTGATTCCTCCCTCAAAGCATCCTCGAACTCCGTGTTGACATTGATCAGCGCTACATGCACTGGCTACATATACTTCACTTTGTATGTGAGGCTAAGGAATACGAgaaactttgtacatgtatgatttaAAAACATTGCAGATGACGTAAAACAtgaatattattttatttgCGTATGCGCAGATTATTGTATTTGCGAGATACGGACAACCGTAGCTCATCAATGATGACAACTTATCTTGTTTTCG encodes:
- the LOC140230289 gene encoding flavin reductase (NADPH)-like, with the protein product MKLTILGSTGNTGLELVKLVLDEGHEVVTVVRNPAKLSSIQHEKLQVVEGDIFSTEFLQTHLDGCDAVLSCLGSNNLTRATTIYSGSMKAIVPAMRAAKVSRIITIATWHVKVDPNDDPGRMARWVIRPILSKPLNDMAVMAKYLEDECQDIDYTMVLPPQLTNSASTGKDLVFDIGRQFTSKAAYTIPRADVAKFMLQCLETSDFNKNCVAIGVPK